The following proteins are encoded in a genomic region of Arcobacter suis CECT 7833:
- a CDS encoding efflux transporter outer membrane subunit, which translates to MFKFLFILINIFIFSGCSLKPEIEYNDSIIPTELKNSLDKNSNLEYIQPSWENFVKNDKLKELIKIALENNRDLKIAILNIESARATYRIEKAKYFPSIDAKASNTNSKDIVNGNNTEITRSYSTKFGASYELDLFGKTRSLNDSALQNYLATKYAATSTKISLISEVINIWNTLCANTEHLKILEDSINNLKLSYELTQKKFDMGIILIDDVLSAKTSLKEAEVNLLNYKTVVEKNKNILELLVSTTIPEDLLPTNFKDTENNLMLIQAGISSKVLFSRPDIIQAEYNLKAKNANIGAARAAFFPSITLTTDYGLASNSLSSLFNGNSQTVWSFIPSINLPIFKGGENIANLDYANAQQKIALAQYEKTIQTAFKDVSDALAERANISEQLNAQEDLVNTAKKSYEVSLNSYKYGIGNYLNVLISQKKFFDSQRVLVDTKLSELINRVSLYTSLGGKEKID; encoded by the coding sequence ATGTTTAAATTTTTATTTATATTAATAAATATTTTTATCTTTTCAGGTTGCAGTTTAAAGCCAGAAATTGAATATAATGATTCAATAATACCAACCGAACTAAAAAATAGTTTAGACAAAAATAGTAATTTAGAATATATACAACCAAGTTGGGAAAATTTTGTAAAAAATGATAAGTTAAAAGAGTTGATTAAAATAGCACTTGAAAATAATAGAGACTTAAAAATAGCAATTTTAAATATAGAATCAGCAAGAGCCACGTATAGAATAGAAAAAGCAAAATATTTTCCATCAATTGATGCAAAAGCAAGTAATACAAACTCTAAAGATATAGTTAATGGTAATAATACAGAAATTACTCGTTCATATTCAACAAAATTTGGAGCTTCTTATGAACTTGATTTATTTGGAAAAACAAGAAGTTTAAATGACTCTGCATTACAGAACTATTTAGCTACAAAATATGCAGCAACTTCAACAAAGATTAGTCTAATATCAGAAGTTATTAATATTTGGAATACTCTTTGTGCAAATACTGAACATTTAAAAATATTAGAAGATAGTATTAATAATCTAAAATTATCATATGAATTAACACAAAAGAAATTTGATATGGGAATTATTTTAATTGATGATGTTCTTAGTGCAAAAACGAGTTTAAAAGAAGCAGAAGTTAATTTATTAAACTATAAAACAGTTGTTGAAAAAAATAAAAATATCTTAGAGTTATTAGTATCAACAACTATTCCTGAAGATTTATTACCAACTAATTTTAAAGATACTGAAAATAATTTAATGTTAATACAAGCTGGTATTTCATCAAAAGTGTTATTTTCACGTCCTGATATTATACAAGCAGAATATAATTTAAAAGCAAAAAATGCAAATATAGGAGCAGCACGAGCTGCATTTTTCCCTTCAATTACTTTAACAACTGATTATGGTTTAGCTAGTAACTCTTTGAGTTCATTATTTAATGGAAATTCACAAACTGTGTGGTCTTTTATTCCAAGTATAAATTTACCTATTTTTAAAGGTGGAGAAAATATAGCAAATTTAGATTATGCAAATGCACAACAAAAAATAGCTCTTGCTCAATATGAGAAAACCATACAAACAGCATTTAAAGATGTATCAGATGCTTTAGCTGAAAGAGCAAATATAAGTGAACAATTAAATGCACAAGAGGATTTAGTAAATACAGCAAAAAAAAGTTATGAAGTATCATTAAACTCTTACAAATATGGGATAGGAAATTATTTAAATGTATTAATTTCTCAAAAAAAGTTTTTTGATTCACAAAGGGTTTTAGTAGATACAAAACTAAGTGAATTAATAAATAGGGTAAGTTTATATACTTCTTTAGGAGGTAAAGAGAAAATAGATTAA
- the nfo gene encoding deoxyribonuclease IV, with product MKYVGAHVSASGGVFNAPINAMAIGAKAFALFTKNQRQWTAKPLETKDIDRWFKELEKSKIQTKHILPHDSYLINLGHPETDARAKSFDGFVHEIQRCEILKLDRLNFHPGSHLRKISEEECLNNIAESMNRAIDITKDVKLVIENTAGQGSNLGYKFEHLAYIIDKIEDKSRVGVCIDTCHMFTAGYDIRTREDYDKTWKEFDEIVGRNYLMGMHINDSKPDLGSKVDRHDSLGVGKIGWDAFRFIMNDERMDDIPLVLETINEEIWAQEIETLYSFVK from the coding sequence ATGAAATATGTTGGAGCACATGTAAGTGCTAGCGGTGGAGTTTTTAATGCACCAATAAATGCTATGGCAATTGGAGCAAAAGCTTTTGCACTTTTTACAAAAAATCAAAGACAATGGACTGCAAAACCTTTAGAAACAAAAGATATAGATAGATGGTTTAAAGAACTTGAAAAATCAAAAATTCAAACAAAACATATTTTGCCACACGATAGTTATTTAATAAATTTAGGTCATCCTGAAACTGATGCACGAGCTAAATCATTTGATGGTTTTGTTCATGAAATTCAAAGATGTGAGATTTTAAAACTTGATAGATTAAATTTTCACCCAGGGTCACATTTGCGGAAAATAAGCGAAGAAGAGTGTTTAAATAATATAGCTGAGTCTATGAATAGAGCAATTGATATTACAAAAGATGTAAAACTTGTAATTGAAAATACAGCAGGTCAAGGAAGTAACCTTGGATATAAATTTGAACATTTAGCTTACATAATTGATAAAATTGAAGATAAAAGTAGGGTTGGTGTTTGTATTGATACATGTCATATGTTTACAGCTGGTTATGACATAAGAACAAGAGAAGATTATGATAAAACTTGGAAAGAGTTTGATGAAATTGTTGGTAGAAATTATCTAATGGGAATGCATATTAATGACTCAAAACCAGACTTAGGTAGTAAAGTTGATAGACATGACTCTTTAGGTGTTGGGAAAATTGGTTGGGATGCTTTTAGATTTATTATGAATGATGAAAGAATGGATGATATTCCACTTGTTTTAGAAACTATAAATGAAGAGATTTGGGCGCAAGAAATAGAGACTTTATACAGTTTTGTTAAATAG
- a CDS encoding EAL domain-containing protein codes for MKKTTYNKLILKIILITLTFSLTIAFVYTHYMKKEAIEKLSKVDAKKTTELIFQSLYSAMERGWTRDDLENIIARLNSVDKNMAVNVYRGEEVAKQFGDILKDSNTRKTDLFVQSAFKNNDVLNVIDDSMIEYYYPIIAKQECLKCHTQAQVGNVLGVINIMYPIDDLKISLSSIINFFILFIILFSIVIFIALFVEFERHLVKPIKNFITNINYISNHKDITKRVGTNNKITEIDSMQSVFNNMLDSLEYQFYHDELTTLPNRKKLIETLSFEDDSILMIINIDKFQHINDLYGDKIGNDIIKNTANIIKENVSKDAILFKLHADEYALYLPTAGVYEEIKTLALHLANCIENHTFTINENEIYVNATIGVAYGTSNLLNNADMALKLAKKKRKKYLIYETSMNIEHEYEQNLKWAKRIKDAIENNRIEPLFQPIVDTKTSKIVKYEALMRMIDEKGEYLSPIHFLELAKKNKLYPKLTKIIIEKTFEIFKNIDAQVSINLSVYDVLNEDVYSTIIEKLNEYKLGDKIVFELIESDGIENYKEVIEFINEVKKTGAKISIDDFGTGYSNFEYIMKLKVDYIKIDASMIKDIDKNINSQMVTETIIDFAKKMNIQTIAEFVHSQSVFDVVREMGIDFAQGYYFGKPQKLN; via the coding sequence ATGAAGAAAACAACCTACAATAAACTTATATTAAAAATAATCCTCATAACTCTTACTTTTTCACTTACTATTGCCTTTGTTTACACCCATTATATGAAAAAAGAAGCTATTGAAAAATTATCAAAAGTTGATGCTAAAAAAACTACTGAACTTATATTTCAATCTTTATATTCAGCAATGGAGAGAGGTTGGACAAGAGATGATTTAGAAAATATCATAGCAAGACTAAATTCTGTTGACAAAAATATGGCTGTTAATGTTTATAGAGGAGAAGAAGTTGCAAAACAATTTGGTGATATTCTAAAAGATTCAAATACTAGAAAAACTGATCTTTTTGTGCAATCAGCTTTTAAAAACAATGATGTTTTAAATGTTATTGATGATTCCATGATAGAATATTATTATCCAATAATTGCAAAACAAGAGTGTTTAAAATGCCATACACAAGCCCAAGTAGGAAATGTTTTAGGTGTAATAAATATTATGTATCCAATAGATGATTTGAAAATTTCTCTTTCATCAATTATTAATTTTTTTATTTTATTTATAATTTTATTTTCTATTGTAATTTTTATAGCTTTATTTGTAGAATTTGAGAGACATTTAGTAAAACCCATTAAAAATTTTATTACAAACATAAATTATATTTCAAATCACAAAGATATTACAAAAAGAGTTGGAACAAACAATAAAATAACAGAAATAGATTCAATGCAAAGTGTTTTTAACAATATGTTAGATTCCCTTGAATATCAATTTTATCATGATGAACTAACAACTCTTCCAAATAGAAAAAAACTTATTGAAACCCTATCTTTTGAAGATGATTCTATTTTAATGATTATAAATATTGATAAATTTCAACATATAAATGATTTATATGGAGATAAAATTGGAAATGATATTATCAAAAATACTGCAAATATCATAAAAGAAAATGTTTCAAAAGATGCCATATTGTTTAAACTTCATGCGGATGAATATGCTTTATATTTACCAACAGCAGGAGTTTATGAAGAAATTAAAACATTAGCTTTACATCTTGCTAATTGCATTGAAAATCATACTTTTACTATCAATGAAAATGAAATTTACGTAAATGCAACAATTGGAGTAGCTTATGGAACTTCAAATCTACTAAATAATGCAGATATGGCTTTAAAATTAGCGAAGAAAAAAAGAAAAAAATACCTAATTTATGAAACTTCTATGAATATAGAACATGAATATGAACAAAATTTAAAATGGGCTAAAAGAATAAAAGATGCCATAGAAAACAATAGAATAGAACCTTTATTTCAACCAATTGTTGATACGAAAACTTCAAAGATTGTTAAATATGAAGCACTAATGAGAATGATTGATGAAAAAGGAGAATACCTTTCTCCAATACATTTTTTAGAGTTAGCTAAAAAAAATAAACTTTATCCTAAACTTACAAAAATTATTATCGAAAAAACTTTTGAGATTTTTAAAAATATTGATGCGCAAGTATCAATAAATTTATCAGTTTATGATGTTTTAAATGAAGATGTTTATTCTACAATTATTGAAAAATTAAATGAATACAAATTAGGAGATAAAATAGTTTTTGAACTTATAGAATCAGATGGAATTGAAAATTATAAAGAAGTAATTGAATTTATAAATGAAGTAAAAAAAACAGGTGCAAAAATTTCAATTGATGATTTTGGAACTGGTTACTCAAATTTTGAATATATTATGAAATTAAAAGTTGACTACATAAAAATTGATGCTTCAATGATAAAAGATATAGATAAAAATATAAATTCTCAAATGGTTACAGAAACTATTATAGATTTTGCTAAAAAAATGAATATACAAACTATTGCAGAGTTTGTTCACTCACAAAGTGTTTTTGATGTAGTTAGAGAAATGGGTATTGATTTTGCGCAAGGTTATTATTTTGGAAAACCTCAAAAATTAAATTAA
- a CDS encoding NAD(P)/FAD-dependent oxidoreductase: protein MMKKVVIIGGGYAGIYALRELVKNKNIKITLIDKHTYHNLQPEVYDLIANKSNFADVTIDLTTLCMGFNHNYLEFKNLKVRKIDQAAKKIYTEEQEIVEFDYLIMAAGTRTFFPPSIPGLNNADDIKKLHRAITFKQSFEQQLFEKIKNESKQCADTRIVVVGAGLSGVEIAAEMAYYSNKFFERGNFSCDNLKISLISSSVAILPGLSRQLVNISQERLKSLGINIITNTKLVKVEDGFCYFSNGTKINHSFVIFTGGVEASTITSELDDVEKNGRGQIVVNEYLQTDKYENIFAIGDIAEIRNRNGEIMPPNVTIARISGTDAGKNVLNMIAGKSMVKSNPKLDGILIALGGKYAAGDIFGLLTVKGRIAYEIKKYVFSSYRKPLLKLIKIGYNKLKRL from the coding sequence ATGATGAAGAAAGTTGTAATAATTGGTGGGGGATATGCAGGAATATATGCATTAAGGGAGTTGGTGAAGAACAAAAACATAAAAATTACATTGATAGACAAACATACCTATCATAATCTTCAACCTGAAGTTTATGATTTAATTGCAAATAAATCTAACTTTGCAGATGTAACTATTGATTTAACTACTTTATGTATGGGATTTAATCATAATTATTTAGAATTTAAAAATTTAAAAGTTAGAAAAATTGATCAAGCTGCAAAAAAGATTTACACAGAAGAACAAGAAATAGTAGAATTTGACTACTTAATAATGGCAGCTGGAACAAGAACATTTTTCCCACCAAGTATTCCAGGTCTTAATAATGCAGATGATATTAAAAAACTTCACAGAGCAATTACATTTAAACAAAGCTTTGAACAACAATTATTTGAAAAAATCAAAAATGAATCTAAACAGTGTGCTGATACAAGAATTGTTGTAGTTGGAGCTGGTTTATCAGGAGTTGAAATTGCCGCTGAAATGGCTTATTATTCAAATAAATTTTTTGAAAGAGGAAATTTTTCTTGTGATAATCTAAAAATTTCTCTTATTAGTAGTTCTGTTGCAATTCTTCCAGGACTTTCAAGACAACTTGTAAACATCTCTCAAGAAAGACTAAAATCACTTGGTATTAATATTATTACTAATACGAAACTTGTAAAAGTTGAAGATGGCTTTTGTTATTTTTCAAATGGAACAAAAATAAATCACTCTTTTGTAATCTTTACAGGTGGGGTTGAAGCTTCTACTATAACATCTGAATTAGATGATGTTGAAAAAAATGGAAGAGGTCAAATTGTAGTTAATGAATATCTACAAACTGACAAATATGAAAATATTTTTGCAATTGGAGATATCGCAGAAATCAGAAACAGAAATGGCGAAATAATGCCTCCTAATGTTACAATTGCAAGAATTAGTGGAACAGATGCTGGTAAAAATGTTTTAAATATGATTGCAGGAAAATCAATGGTTAAATCTAATCCAAAATTAGATGGAATTTTAATTGCTCTTGGTGGGAAATACGCAGCTGGAGATATTTTTGGTTTATTAACTGTAAAAGGAAGAATTGCATATGAAATTAAAAAATATGTATTTAGTTCATACAGAAAACCTTTACTAAAATTAATTAAAATAGGTTATAACAAACTAAAAAGATTGTAG